AAATAAACctaatgatgaaaaacaatCCAATAAGACTCGAGACGACAGATTGCAATGCTCCACTGCTGCAACTGTGGAAAAATGTAGATAGCATACAAAAATCtgaagtgatttttaaaggatCAAAGCTCAACAGTCaacaatttatttgtatttttagacATGTTAATCAATATCAAATGGGAGCCATAGGGTGATGAGAGCACTGAGAtggaaccaaaacagtaaagttgtgaataaggaaaaaagcaaaacaatgagctaaagGAGTCTTAAAACTGGTGTAGGGGGATTTTAACCATGTAAGCTTGAGAAAATTGCTTCCAAGTGACATGGAACAAAGCTTCACTAAGAAGTGATCAAGCCATGTCTCTTTGTTATTCCAGAGGCTTTTCACACAGCAGTGAGAGCTTCTCTTAGAGAGTCCGACAGTCTTCCCTCAAAAGTCAGGTTTTAGTTTGTGTTAATTGCTTTTCTGGCCCATGGGAAAGGGGCTTTAGAGACTATACATAAAACCCAGCTACACTCATCCATTTCATACCTTCCATGAAGATTGTAAAATAACAgcaatcaaaaaaacaacaacttttgcCCACTGAATTTATTTTGAGACAAGACTTCTTCCCATGCAGGCTCAGTAATGTTATAGGTCAGTACACCTGTTTCCTGGCAAGAGGTTCTGCCTCAAATGGAGAGTTTAAAATCTTGAGAAATATGCACGCCATTATGTGTTCTTGGTGAAATTGTCAAATAGCACTGCCCTGTCAGCGTTTTCAGAGTACAAGTTTGACGCAAAAGCTTGCTTCCGCATCCAcatgtaacattattttttatttatttattttttctaaaccttagcatgtgcctcttttgtctaaatctaaccatccatgactttggtgttgttgtgtaaacataggAACCTGCTGCTCCATCCcaccacatgtgcatttgttgacatcatggtaacaggcagcatcatcccaccatgacatcatccccccatgtacatttgtttacatcaagGTAACGGCATCCCGGAGAGTAAACAGCTGACATGCAGCCTTTGCTTTGGTGGTGCTTTCTGTGACTTGTACAACTTAATCAACTCACAAGCCTGTAAATTCTCCTTCTGACGACTTTTAGCTAACTGACTGCCAGCTAGCCAGGTCGATGTTTTCAACATCAGTAAACACTAAGGAAGAGAGCGAAGAATAGACACCATCTGGTCTGGTCAATGTCCAGGTGTTCATCAAGACTTTTAATATCCTTTGACTTACCAAAACTCAGCAAAATCCCACAAAACGTCATTGAACCAGGTGGCTCTTTTTCTATATGCCgatctgacagagcagaggactctgcgagaggaggagaggaggattgTGCTTTATGGTGAATAATGACTGGTGTGTCTGTGGGAAGGTGGGGTTCCTCCAGCTGTGGATAACTGCTATAACATTTCACTGTGCAGAGGCAACTGTGGTGCAGCGCTGCCGagttaaaaagtatttcaatTTGTTGATGTTAGGATGAGTGGATAGTTAAATCATTCCATAACCAGAAACCATGCATTAGTAGAACCATCTGGGAACATGGACAATTATAGAGGAGCATCCAAAGATGTGAGAAGGTGCAAAAAAGACTAGCAAAATATAAAGGAGCTAATGGTAttacatttcactggagttgtacTATGTATTGTTTCTacgtgacaaataaatgatgtcGATGGTCTTGGTTTTGATGGTCTCGACTACAACACTGTATGTGCACACAATAATAAATTATGTAAAGCTGATTGTGATTCTGATGAATCAATGCAGAGGCCTCCGCTGTCACACGGTTTTTCAACCGGCGCTACACTGAGCATTAGATGGAGACATAGGcgaaagaaaagaggagggcCACAAAGAGAAATCCCACTCCAGGTTGCTTAGGAACCTTTCGGCAAAGTGACAAAAGCTCATTAGGAAGGAGATAACGTGATGCTCAAACACTTGCCGCTTGAGCCCTTGGAGAGGGACACAGCCCAGATGAATAACGTACAACAGAGCTTCTTTTCcatatttaaatatgaatacaggacacacatgtacattttgttactgtgtgtgCAATATGTTCTAATCACATTGTCAGCAGCAACAATCTTTGTTATACCcctcttttctttgtcattgaTGCTTTTGAGTCTTAAGAATCAGAATTTTTACAAAACTGGTGCATCTAATGAAGACTTCTGTATTCAGTTATTTAAATTTCAGTGAAACCAATTCAAAGTcattgtgtgttattttaatttctttgagcATCAGAGAGATCCCATTTTAATCTATTCAAAATATTTGCATACTGGGATTTACAAAAGGTCTgactgatatatatttttaaaggacaACTTTGTGccatgtgcatttttatgtaCATGTCTTAATCTGGAAACTTTTGTATGTTGTCcctgatatataaataaataatagtaagcTAAACTAAGGTGCTGAGTCTATATTTTAGCCAATTTTCCCCTCATTTCCAGTCAGTCCTCTGTTGTTGGCATTATAAGCAAATAGAAAACAGCAAATGTCCTGAGTAGTTGCTACATGCAAAGTTTTAACCAAGAACCATtatgtttggcttttttctgctttcttcttCAACAGTATTCCAATTAGTGTATCACCAAATTACCACAAACGTGgggaaaacagctcattttgcacagtttttattctttattcttatttttttgcagtgattttggagTAAGATCTGGGTGCCAAAAGgcaagcatgtgcttttgtttacgTCTCACTGTTAGTTgacatgtgcttttgctgcctaaacataaccatgtgcttttgtcgtGTCCCCCCACCGTATGTGATTTCATTGACATCCCGGTGTCTGTAATGGcatcccaaaatgtcaacagcagacacagaaggatacctacagCGTAATATTTAGACGCGAGAGTctactgcaaagcagcaacatgtgctgcagcaacttgggatgagaatatgttgcaaatacacacaaaagaTAAGACTATACACACAATTCTGAAAACTTGATGCTCATGCATCAACAACAGCACTCCAGACTGCTGAACTCTCAGCacagtttaatttaaatagGGAATctaaatcacatttttgcaatattgcaatattCTGAGCACCAGAAGACATAGTACACATTATCTctatagctttttttgttttactttttttgtgagttttgcCCAAATAAATAGCATCTGTGTATTCTCAGAACTCAGCCTAATTAAAGCTCACTGGATTGTCAGATGTGCATTGTACATCCTCTCCTCTGctatattttttcttgattacCAACACACGATGGATCCTCCTCATCACCTTCTCAGAAGTCTTCTCTAGCAAATGTGTTGACAGTTTTTCATtggtttcattcattttcacaccctttatcaaaacaatttagacACATCTCATAGAAAGACATAGACATCTGTTGGATAACCTGACATCTGTTCACCACTGATAGAAATTACTTGCATAATTATGAATCTCTAAAGCACCAGTGTGAAACTCAATCAGCAGTCAGTCCTCAACCATCTAGAAAAGATGTCACTTCTGTGGTGCTATTTGTGAACATGGATCAAAGAGGGAAACGGCAAGtaagcagaggaggaggcaaTAATTCAGCTTTTCTGAATTTGCTAAGTTTGAAAACAAGACCAggtcaaaaaaatctgactgtTTCTGAGTTtgggtgacttttttttaactctttagtGAATGAAGAATGCAGTACAAAAGCTTCACAGTATTAAATGTCTGAATGTGCCTAGTCTGGGTGCTTACTGTAGGTCTGACGTGTATGTCAATGATAGATAATAGACAAGCAAAAACttccacacaaaaataaaatcaataaagaaagctttctttaaaaagatcTTCTTCAGAAAAGGAACAGAGTTCAGCAGGATGTGTTTGACTGGTAAAAAATATCTTTGGATAAAAGAATATATTTCATGCTGTAATAcgctttcttgcttttttggcacAGATTATGTAGCCTACAGTATCACCAAATGGCATAGACATAAAGGCAAGTTATTGCAAGGTTGAACCGGTTCATAGTCATaggtgttttttgtattttgctgtCTATTGTGTGAAGGAATTTACTCTTTGACTCTTGACTACCGGTTGAGTTGTCTGatgaaacatttttgcttttgttgcatgtttttaatgttttttgagtAAGAGCcttttgaaaacaaagtgtGCCATTTTGGGCAAGAGACGTTCCATTCAGTTCTGTATGTTAACTGATTTGAAAAGTAATTTCTGAGCTGACGAATGTGTtcaagtaaatgaaaaaaaactgtaactgaTGCTAACAGGTATTcatttgacagctgtgtgtatcATTTTGGTGAAAAGAATCAGTTTTGAGAAGAAGGAGAACATAAAGTTTTCACAAAATTGTTAACTCTATTGAGTTTTGTGTTTAGACTTTGGAGACACTGAGTTCTAGTTTAAGGAAATGATTTAAACGATTGGCACCTAAAcaaattctttcaaaaaggcgtaaaaaagaaataaccccCAAATTAGCTAGATTAGtaaaaagtatgagaaaatagcttgaaaattagtttaaaaaagaaaacaatactaataaaggaaatgaccttaaaaagtgtcaaaaaataatgctgtaacatttaaaatttgtaattatgataattagcaataaatattgttcttctctagcttttttctttttccctggatattttccccaaactttttaaaaaccatttttcaaaatttagtaatttcttgcaatttgtggaacatttcttatcaacttacttattgcctttttttgccatattttttgatagaaatcacaCCAAGGTGTTTGAAAGCAGTGCAAGAatagtgatgtcgctccagattTGTCATGTTAAACATGGGTGTAGgatggggcgcctggtggctcagtggatagagtggcgccccatatacagaggttgtatcctcacCGCAAGAgccgcaggttcaattccagcctcaaccctttgctgcgtgtcgcccccctttctctctccccctcttccaCTTTCACACtaaaactgtcctgtccatcaAAGGaccaaaccaaaaataaaaaataaaatacaacatggGTGTAGGCTTGTCATATGATCATTCTAGCTTGTATGCAAACCATTACTTGTCAAATTATCTGTCCAAGCATGAAGTCCAGTGTGTCCAGTTAAAACTTCTGTGTCAGGATGacatgctgagaaaaaaaaatctttctttttggATTTCTTCCAAAACAGTGATGCTGGATAAATGCAGCAGCAAAGGTTTACCATGGTAACCATCATACTTATTATGTTCTACATGCTATGTTTCAATTGCAGATCCATGAGCATGACTTTATGTCATCTTTGGAAAACGCTGCATTCAGTGTGTTCAGGGTCTGTTCCCCTCTGTGCAGGAGAAGGCTGACTTACTGcagggaaagacagaaaaagagcttttcaAACTCTGAATCCCCAAACTGTGTCCATCACTCATATATCTTTGGGCCAGGAAGTGATTAGTCACATCTCACACAATTGGGTCTGAATGTCGTCATCAAAGCACAACTTCCTGGCTGGTGCTACCGAAAAGCAGAGTGTCAAACAATGACAGCACAGGATGGAAATCCACCACGTCTTTCTGAAGATGTAATGATGAAATCAGTGCACAAATATAAAGAAGTTAAAGATCagatatgtatttgtttgtgctcCACTTATTCCCCCAATACAGTATAGAGGTCACCTGATATGGTGATGTGGTTGGACAGAACttgtgtccacatgatatgctgctggatggcatcagggTGAAACTCTGCCAGTAATGACATAGTgaaaggagcacaaaggtccctatagggtgggaGGGCAGGggatggatggatccaacaaacctaGACTTTCATCTTGGAGGTCAATGTTTGCTTCCCGTGCGAATGTCTTCTCCATCTAACCATGTGCCCTTTTtatctaaacctaaccatctgtgcctttgttgccaAATCCtaagaatgtgtttttgttgacgcCCCAATGCCACGTGCTTTTGTTATCTAAAACAGAACCACAAGCTTTTGAAGCTTCATCCCACCATAAgctgttgttgacattctggcATCAGTAGTGGCCTCTAGAAggatcaacagcagacgcaggatacctagagtgttaAGTCCACTGAtgaagcagcaacatgtgacgacttggaatgagaacttGTTGGGCATTTTGAAGGCCATAGTTTTCCAGGAGAAAGAAATATGTTAAATGATATCATTTGTGGTTCgagttttgcaaaaatgtgatttagAATTTCAGCTGGAGTGAGAACAATGGAATTGTGCTTAGACTTTAGCAGTGTGCAATCTTGATGATGCAAGAGCTTCAAGGTTTTTAGAATGCTGTGCATGGTGTCAGTTGAAAACGCGGCCAGACGAAACCTGTgacgtctgcatgatatgccactggacagCGTCAAGTTGAAACGCAGCgggtaatgatgtaatataaggagcaagAAGGTCTGTATAGGGGAAGCaagaggggtggtggatgggtctgACAAACCCCAGTGTCATGTGGGAGTTCGCTGTTTACTTCCCATCTGAatctgattctttttttttttttacaccttaccttCTTCCCCTTATCTGAACCATTTGTGTCAGCATGTCTGTTTGTTGACTTTCTGGTGTTAGTTTACATGTGCTTTcgttgcttaaacataaccatgtgcagcataatcccaccatgtgcttgtgttgacatcaacATACATCaggtagcagcatcctgaaacattaacagcagatgcagaatgatacctagagcgtaatatggaGATGTggaggtccactgcaaagtggcaatatgggTCAATTTGGGATGTGAGTGTTGGGACTCCTCttgccttttcttctttttatccCAAAATTCTGAGGAAAGTCTAGATTCTTTCCCCAAGAAGAAAGACTTTGTCTCTGCAGCCTTCtcttgccactttgtcagtggatttcggcatctacatattacgctctatcCTTATGCgcctgctgttgatgttttgggaTGCTGCTACCTGATGTATgctgatgtcaacacaagcacatggtgggattatgcttcacatggttatgtttaggcaacaaaagcacatgtaaATTAACACCAGAAAGTCAACAAACAGACATgctgacatgtaaaaaaaaaaaagaatcacattcagatgggaagtaaACAGCGAACTCCCACATGACACTGGGGTTTGTCagacccatccaccgcccctcttGCTTCCCCTATACAGACCTTcttgctccttatattacatcattacccGCTGCGTTTCAACTTGGCACTTTTGGGATGCCGCTACtgatgccaggatgtcaacacaagcacatggtaggATGACACTGTAACAGCATGTGATTAAATTTAGCTAACAAAAGCACGCCTACCATATACATtccttttaaaaagttttcttacaCCCCTTAAAATCAGGAAGGCCTTGCGACCGCCATTGGGGACCCTGAGTCTCACCTCTAACCCGGGAGCAGAGGTGGTAGCAGCGCTGAAATGAGGTTTGTGTAATAGGTAAAGCAAGAAAgacatgtttatgtgtgcggCCACACTgcagaagatttaaaaagcagctgtcagCAATTAATACAAAGAACAGCAGCCGTAAATGAACACAAATTGAACAGTGATTTTCGGGAGCTCCTTATCTTCCGATATATTATTTGGCACCCTAGAGATTGAGGCCATTGTATCAAAcgtcatgcttttttttttttggttacgTAAAGGCAGATGCTATTTAAAATACCACACTGGAGCAGAGTGTTCAATAGctgtgtgaaaataaactaGTGACTGTACTGGCGAACTAAATCCTCATGGTTAAATCGTGTCACAAGTGTGTGAAAATCTCAGTTGGGCTGTGAGAGTGCTCTGTGTgttaaaaagatacattttaattgTAGGTGTCAGCCTCCTGAGTACTGCGCAGCAGCACCTTGCACGAGCCGCAGGAGCAAAGCACATTCACAGTGTTGTGAGTGATGACATGTCGAACATAATCATCATGGTATTTACAGagattcatttttatctttgagtGAAGAATTAACTTGTatctgaaatgaaacaaaatgtgcaaatagAATCAAATATTAACTGGAATGTTATGTACCAAGACATCTTATTTCTTACTTTGGAATAAGAAATATCAACCTCATCCCCATAAGAGACTTGTCACCAGAATGAGCAGCACATGTGTACTGTACCATGGGTTGTATGTTGTTGCTCCACACAGTTCCATGCCCAAGGTTTCTCGCCATTCCATCCCTAAAACAAGAATAAGGAGACCTTGGTCCATCAATGAGCTGCAAAAGGCTTCATCTTTGAATGAGGCCTGATCGTCATGTCACTGGGTCCTCCCACTGTACAACACAGAGCATTGGCTGACCTCGCTGCTGCTTATCTCATACACAAAGCAGCCTGAAGGCATTTACTGGCCACAGGAACCACATGAATGTAAAGATGACATACAGTGGGTGTAGATCTGCTGAGAGGCAATGGAGGTGTGAGCACATTGCACTTAGTGTAAAGAAAGCTGTGCCTGTACtgtattattgttgctgtttggAGAAAaccttgaatttgttttttaccttgaGGACAAAGTGTTGCTGTATTCGTTGTAttcatgtttccattagacgGTGTTAGACGATCATCCGTTGATGTTGAATACAGATAAACATGAAACTGTCCTGGTTGCATCAGCACTAAAGGGTTCATTCCTGTCATGCAGCAACAATTCTGTCCCCATGAGTAACGTGcttatattttctttcaaatgtttATACCAAATGTCTTCATATCACATTATCACagaataaaaatctttttttggtttactGAGCTTCTACACCCCATTCTCATTTAATACTTTGTTTACTACAAAAATAGCTCCGCTTTGACATTTGGGGTAAGAtcatgacgccaaaagccacctttcatgtgcAAATGGGACAGCTgcaggacagcgtcaggttgaaactctaccagtaacaacgtaatatTAGGAGCAGTCTGGAGTCTGGTTTTTACTTCTTGTCTGAATGCAATGGGGGTTTATTCTATACTTGATCGTGTGCCTCCTTCCACTAATCCTAATCTAAGGTGCCAGcctgtgcgtttgttgacattctggtTGGTTGCCGAAAATTACtgtgtgcagcatcatcccaccatgtgcaattgttgacatcacagtagcaccATCCCCAATCATAAAGAGCAGACATAAGATGATAGCTGAAaagtaatatgtagacgcagaagtctgCTTCAAAGTGGCAACACGTGACAACCTGCAATGACAATGTGTTGGATTTTCTTGGTGCATGGGCTCGATTTTACCATGTCTCCTAGTATATAGTGACCCATTTCAtgaacagcagacgcagaaagaTACCAAAAACGTAATATGTCAACACGgatgtccactgcaaagcggtaACATGTGACAACcttggatgagaacatgttggggTTTTTTCGTGCATGTGCTCGATTTTACTGTGTCTCCTAGAACAAAGTGATACATTTCTACAAGAACTACAAGTCATGAAAttctaaaataatcaaataaaactaaattctTCAATTATTTTATAGTCCATGTCGAATTCTCCAAATTTATTCTTTACAAAAGTGATAAGGCTTTAACATTGCTGGATTACAGGAACAACCCAACAATAGCCAGTTTAAGGCGGGAATATTGCACCGTTACGTCCCCTCACCCTTCTCTATATAATATATGAGCGCAGAATTAGGGGCCAGAGTGGTTTCTCGCCTTTAGGCTGCCACGGGAGGGGGGAACAGCGCCAAAACAGTGTCAGTATAAActggacagccagcaggacgggACCATGGGCAGGGTGGATGTGACGTTTTAAAGACATCTTCATGTGTGCGACCCACTGTGGGAGATTtcaaaagcagctgttagcagctagctCAAAGAAGAAGGTTAAGTGACCTAATGACCACTCAGCACTCTCTGTGTCCTCACTCTCAACTCAagaaaacaagatatttttctAGCTTCTGTCGTGGTGATTAATGTTAGCTGTAAACATGAAGGGCAGTTtaaattgtttggtttttttaaaataatttggtgTAGCAGAGCTAACAGGAATTACATTACAGttaaacttatttttacttaactTACCTGTGTGAAAATGCTGTCGACACACGAGCATGTGTCAGGAAATGATGCTGAAGGTgatgcttgtttgttttaaagctgcCCATGATGCCATGCCATGCCTGTTTGTTAAGTCGGCAACCTGAGATaaattgttttcctttaaagctggaaatctaaaaataaaaaacctcacTCTATTAGCGTCACATTTCCCATTCTGGCTGTGAGAACAATGATGGCACTTCAAATGTTCATAATCACACTGTTTTCAAACTCCATAAACTGAATAACTGGAGAAACTCAACCAcatcgtcttcttcttctcttcttgaAGTTTATTAACAGTTGGTTAACAACGTTTTGGTGCATCACTACCACCAATTGGTGTAGTACTCAGCCTCTGTAATAGCTTTTGTGTCACAAATTCCCACAATGTTTGCGCTGCTGATTAAAGTGATGTGATAATCCTATTCTTTATAGTGATGTGGTTTATTGTAAGGTTCCGTATTACATTCAGTTTGAATCTGGGCTGCTCTAATTCAACAGGTTGTGCTGTAAAATATGTTGGTGTTCCAGGTGCCCTTGTTTAACTTTGATCACCTGGCCCTCTAAAGCTCTCTGCACAGCCCTGTTCATGTTAGTGTTCTCTGTCCAGCTGAGGTTTCGGTTCATGTCTGAATTGAAAATgatttcttcttctcctttgtAGGTTAAATTTTAAAGATGTTactggaaaagagaaaaaaaggttgttaaTTGATGTTAGTATGATTTACAGCCGAGTGTTTGATCCCCCAGAGATGGAATGATGGTAGTGatagtgatggtgatggtgatagtgatgatgatagtgatggtgatgatgatgatggtgatggtgatgatgatgatggtgatgttggtggtgatgatgatgataatgatggtggtgatgatgatgatgatgatgatgatgatgaggatgatgatgatgatgtgctTATGGGACGCACAGCGCTGCTGCTCCTATACCTCCTCTGTGTGGGCGTTGTTAGAAACTCCTGGAGCGGGAGGCGGTGGGAATATTTACGCAGTATATTTCCCTCCCATTGGTCCCTCAGTAGAAGCTGCTGTGATGCGCTGCGGTGACACAGCCAAGTCTCCGGCGATAAAAAGAGCGGCGGAGAACCGCGCAGGAGAAACAGTTGGAGAAGAGCTGGAGGACGGACATTTGATGGTAGATGCGCCTCTGCGAGTCTTAATACGGCTGGAAGTATCTGTCCAACTCCTGAGGTACCGACTCAACACTTTATACTTTCTTGTCTTTCCAGTGTGAGTTCAGACCGCATGTCAGCTTTCTCTGTTTGGAGTTAAATTACAAAGAGGTGAAAGAGGACTTGGCGCCATTACGCATTGCGCACAGGACTACATAACCCATAACATAGACTGTTTTGAGTCACAGAGTAAAGGTAGAAATGAGTATTTTTCAGTACTACAGGTAAAGTCATTTCAGGAATTCTGGCACAGCAACTCTGATCCAGACTCACCGGCACTGCCtgtcatgtttctgtgtgtgtgtgtgtgtgtgtgtgtctgtgtgtctgtgtgtcaggaATCTGGTGAAGAATGGAGTGGTATGTCCTGGTGCTCATGCTGAGCTTGCCGCCCTCCATCCGTGCAGATTGCTCTTCACAGTGTCAGAAATGCATGCAGCAGATCCTCAGCCGTGACGCCGCCTTCAGCAGCCTGGTAAGAGCACAGAGACAACTTCACACCCAGCGCATTGAGGCACAAAGGAGAGACAATTACTGTCAtgattttcatgttaaaattaGTCAGCAGAAGCctaaatttgattttaacttttgatTTCTACTTGCAAGAATCTAAAATCATGTGCCAAACTTCCAAAAGCATTATTTTGTCTCTCTAGCAGtttcatttactttgtttaattattattattattattatgatgattattattattattagtagtagtagtagtagtagtagtattattattattatctaaagTTAAAGATAGCAAATTTGTTAGGTTGAGTATTGAGTGAATGTGCAGCCATAATGAGGCAGGATAAGCTATCGAGAATATGGGATACAGCGACCCATGACATTTTAGGTTTGAAAATTTAACTCATAAATACCGATAAAGCTGATGCCAAACccttagaaatatattttacaaacaaaaaaaggtgtaaagCTGACTTCCAGCAGCATGCAGCTTGCTGTGGTGACACCCCGTGTGTGCGCACAGATGTTGGTTTCATCCTCTTGTCTCTGTGTGCCTGCAGCCGTGCAGCGCGGAGTGTGAGGGGCAGCTGGACAGCTGCGAGCAGGCTCCGGCGCTGGCGGACTTCAGCCAGGATGAAGTTGCGGGTGAGCAGGAGAGCCAGCAGGCGGACCTGGTCAAACGCTACGGAGGCTTCATCAAGAGAATCgacaagaacaaaaacaaaatcttcacCTCTCCCTGGCGCGATAATTACATCCTGAAGGCCGGGGCGCTGCCCAAGAAATACGAGGACTTGTTGAAGAGGCTGGTGGAGAGAGATGCAGACGCGCCGCAGGACGCAGACGGCTCTCCGGAGGACCAGATGCTCCATAGTTATGTTAAACGTTACGGCGGCTTTTTACGAAAATTCGGCCCCAAGTCAAAGAGGAGTAGTTCGGCGGAGGAGAGCCAAGAgccagaggagctgcagaagcGCTATGGGGGCTTCATGAGGAGGATCCGACCAAAGTTGAACAACCTGAAGTGGGACAAGCGTTACGGAGGCTTTCTGCGCCGGCACTTCAAAATCTCTGTGCGCTCAGTGGAGGAGCCCTATTACTCCTACGATGACTTGAGCTTATAGATGAAACCTGCGGAGAGAAAAACTACAGAGAACTGGTGCAGGTTCACTTGAGATGCCGCCATGTATCCAACAGTATCGTATGCCTGCCTATATGCTTTTAACTGGGTTGCCTTCTGTGTAACAACTCATCTCTGTCTTCTTGGCATCACCGTGTGTCATTCAATAAATTATGcttgtttaataaaaacatgaataaaaccaCTTTCCTGTTTGACCAACAAGGTAAAAGAAAATCCTACTTGTGCAACTGATTTCAGCCTCAATTCCGTCCCATCGCGCTAAACTCCATTCagaattttgatttaatattttctaaCTAATCGATAGACTCATACCTGGACTTGACTAGATTATATGTCTTCAATAAAATATCCATTCAATTCGGCATAAATAATATACACTGATTGgcattttaaccccttaaaaaccCGGAGCAACACCAATTTTCTTGCGCGGCGTTCAGACTTCTTTctcaagtttttaaacctttgcgCCACCAACAATTTATTGCGACTTCTTCCAAAACCTTGGAAAAGGGTAATGAGCAAATTGatcataaaaaaatccaaaatttgcatgaaataagtacat
The DNA window shown above is from Plectropomus leopardus isolate mb chromosome 8, YSFRI_Pleo_2.0, whole genome shotgun sequence and carries:
- the pdyn gene encoding proenkephalin-B, which encodes MEWYVLVLMLSLPPSIRADCSSQCQKCMQQILSRDAAFSSLPCSAECEGQLDSCEQAPALADFSQDEVAGEQESQQADLVKRYGGFIKRIDKNKNKIFTSPWRDNYILKAGALPKKYEDLLKRLVERDADAPQDADGSPEDQMLHSYVKRYGGFLRKFGPKSKRSSSAEESQEPEELQKRYGGFMRRIRPKLNNLKWDKRYGGFLRRHFKISVRSVEEPYYSYDDLSL